One stretch of Miscanthus floridulus cultivar M001 chromosome 18, ASM1932011v1, whole genome shotgun sequence DNA includes these proteins:
- the LOC136521506 gene encoding G-type lectin S-receptor-like serine/threonine-protein kinase At2g19130: MASTTLLLVTAVAIIGSARCFAADTITANSAISGGRTVVSRGGNFELGFFRPAAPGGGGDSNTASSHNYYVGIWYKKAVKPCTPVWVANRAAPVSDPASSQLAVAADGNLVLTNEAGELVWSSNVVISGSSLNGTVAVLLDSGNLVLRRDDGEVVWQSIEHPTDTWLPGARLGMNKITGHVQAVTSWRSSSDPAPGMYSLGIDPNGTSQFFLSWNRTVNFWSTGEWTGSIFANVPEMTSHDKYNFEFVATANASYFYYSQQDPTVISRLVVDVSGQARQIMWMPSTEEWMIIWEEPHKLCDVYATCGAFGVCDEKSEPFCSCPAGFHPSSVEDWELGDHSHGCRRNNPLQCHNSSVRDKDGGDAFLLAPGISLPRNSSPAAAAASPSSSAEDCRSACLRSCDCNAYSYGSRCALWYGDLLGLSAMDTASTDDLYLRLSAMDVPSNGCRKRTVVVFVSVASAASILACLSVIVTVLVKMFRRRQRNIRFMQAAAEGGNLVAFKYSDMRRATKNFSEKLGGGSFGSVYKGTLSGVGAAVAVKKLEGVLCVGDKQFRNEVRTIGMIQHINLVRLRGFSSHGSERLLVYDYMPNGSLDRALFTAAPALSWRVRFQIALGAARGLLYLHEGCRDCIIHCDIKPENILLDVNLVPKVADFGMAKLLGRDFSRVLTTVRGTIGYLAPEWISGVPITAKADVYSYGMVLLEIISGRRNARGWATTEQEASLSGYFPLVASSKVNEGEALVGLLDERLHGDADARELERACRVACWCVQDDEAHRPSMEQVVQALEGVVILDVPPIPTSLQAAFAGNATFVGRPDSAYFDCLSRRHLQKSI, from the coding sequence ATGGCTTCAACAACGCTACTACTTGTCACGGCCGTGGCCATCATCGGCAGTGCAAGGTGCTTCGCAGCGGACACCATCACCGCCAACTCCGCCATCTCCGGCGGCCGGACCGTCGTGTCCAGAGGCGGCAACTTTGAGCTGGGCTTCTTCCGTCCAGCAGCACCAGGTGGAGGTGGTGACAGCAACACGGCTTCTTCTCATAATTACTACGTGGGAATCTGGTACAAGAAAGCCGTGAAGCCGTGCACGCCCGTGTGGGTCGCGAACAGAGCCGCACCGGTCTCCGACCCCGCGTCCTCTCAGCTCGCCGTTGCGGCGGACGGCAACCTCGTGCTCACCAACGAGGCCGGAGAGCTCGTCTGGTCCTCGAACGTCGTCATCTCCGGCAGCAGCCTCAACGGCACCGTGGCTGTCCTCTTGGACAGCGGAAACCTCGTCCTCCGGCGCGACGACGGCGAGGTCGTATGGCAGAGCATCGAGCACCCCACCGACACGTGGCTCCCGGGAGCCCGTCTCGGCATGAACAAGATCACCGGCCACGTGCAGGCTGTGACTTCTTGGAGGAGCTCCAGTGACCCGGCTCCCGGCATGTACTCCCTGGGAATCGATCCCAACGGGACCAGCCAGTTCTTCCTGTCCTGGAACAGGACCGTGAACTTCTGGAGCACTGGAGAGTGGACAGGCAGCATATTTGCCAATGTCCCGGAGATGACGTCGCACGACAAGTACAACTTCGAGTTCGTGGCAACCGCGAACGCCAGCTACTTCTACTACTCCCAGCAAGATCCCACGGTCATCTCCAGGTTAGTCGTGGACGTCTCCGGCCAGGCGAGGCAGATCATGTGGATGCCGTCCACCGAGGAGTGGATGATCATATGGGAGGAGCCGCACAAGCTCTGCGACGTCTACGCTACCTGCGGTGCGTTCGGCGTCTGCGACGAGAAGAGCGAGCCCTTCTGCAGTTGCCCCGCCGGCTTCCATCCCTCCTCCGTGGAGGACTGGGAGCTCGGAGACCACTCCCATGGCTGCCGCCGGAACAATCCCTTGCAGTGTCACAACAGTTCGGTGCGCGATAAGGACGGCGGCGACGCCTTCTTGCTGGCGCCAGGTATTTCCCTGCCGAGGAACTCGTCGCCTGCAGCTGCAgcagcatcaccatcatcaagcGCTGAAGACTGCAGGTCAGCGTGCTTGAGGAGTTGTGACTGCAACGCTTACTCCTACGGCAGTCGCTGTGCTCTCTGGTACGGTGACCTGCTCGGCTTGTCTGCCATGGACACGGCAAGCACGGATGACCTTTACCTCCGGCTGTCTGCCATGGATGTGCCCTCGAATGGCTGTCGTAAAAGAACGGTCGTCGTCTTCGTTTCTGTTGCCTCAGCTGCGTCGATCCTAGCCTGCTTGTCTGTCATCGTGACCGTGCTTGTTAAGATGTTTAGGAGAAGACAGAGGAACATAAGATTCATGCAAGCTGCAGCAGAAGGCGGTAACCTCGTGGCGTTCAAGTACAGCGACATGAGGAGGGCGACCAAGAACTTCTCGGAGAAGCTCGGCGGTGGCAGCTTCGGCTCAGTGTACAAAGGTACGTTGTCCGGTGtcggcgccgccgtcgccgtgaaGAAGCTGGAAGGCGTCCTCTGCGTTGGGGACAAGCAGTTCAGGAACGAGGTGCGCACCATCGGCATGATCCAGCACATCAACCTCGTCCGGCTCCGCGGCTTCTCCTCCCACGGCAGCGAGCGGCTGCTCGTCTACGACTACATGCCCAACGGCTCGCTGGACAGGGCGCTCTTcacggcggcgccggcgctgaGCTGGCGCGTGAGGTTCCAGATCGCGCTGGGCGCCGCCCGGGGCTTGCTGTACCTTCACGAGGGGTGCcgggactgcatcatccactgcgaCATCAAGCCGGAGAACATCCTGCTCGACGTCAACCTCGTGCCCAAGGTCGCCGACTTCGGCATGGCGAAGCTGCTGGGGAGGGACTTCAGCAGGGTCCTGACGACGGTGCGGGGCACCATCGGGTACCTCGCGCCGGAGTGGATCTCCGGCGTGCCCATCACCGCCAAGGCCGACGTGTACAGCTACGGCATGGTGCTGCTGGAGATCATTTCAGGCCGGAGAAACGCACGAGGCTGGGCGACTACAGAGCAggaggcgtcgctgtcggggtaCTTCCCGCTGGTGGCCTCGAGTAAGGTCAACGAAGGGGAGGCGCTCGTTGGGCTGCTGGACGAGCGCCTGCACGGCGACGCGGACGCTCGGGAGCTGGAACGCGCGTGCAGGGTGGCCTGCTGGTGCGTGCAGGACGACGAGGCTCACCGGCCGTCGATGGAGCAGGTGGTCCAGGCGCTGGAGGGGGTCGTGATCCTGGACGTGCCGCCGATTCCAACGTCGCTGCAAGCAGCATTCGCCGGTAATGCTACCTTTGTGGGTAGGCCTGACAGTGCGTACTTTGATTGCCTCTCACGACGCCATCTACAAAAGAGTATTTAG